One genomic window of Clostridioides sp. ES-S-0054-01 includes the following:
- the gcvPA gene encoding aminomethyl-transferring glycine dehydrogenase subunit GcvPA — MNELKRLPLYNIHKELGAKLVEFSGWEMPLEYKGINKEHEMVRKSAGIFDVSHMGEVQVKGVESEKFIQNLVTNDISTLKINDIIYTPMCYENGGIVDDLLIYKFGEEDYLLVINAGNIDKDVAWIIKQSEGYNVDIKNISNEVGQLAVQGSKAEEILQKITDIDLKSIKFYKSIPSTKICGLTCLVSRTGYTGEDGFEIYCKNEHTETIWNEVLKTGGKYICPAGLGCRDTLRFEAALPLYGHEISEHISPIEGGLSIFVKTNKENFIGKTVLSEEKEKGAKRKLVGFEMQGKGMPRSGYDIKIGDKIVGFVTTGCASPTTGKILGMGIIDSKYAKVGNEIGIVIRKKVVPATIVKKPFYKKQYKKDNTILNEENKFSYIPATSEDKSKMLKVVGLNSVNELFSDIPDEIKLKRDLNLESGKSELEVSKILKRLSEENLSLEDLTCFLGAGAYDHYIPSIIKHITSRSEFYTAYTPYQAEISQGTLQVVFEFQSMIAEITGMEIANASMYDGATAAIEACIMAMNQTRKSKIVVSKTTHPETLSVLKTYLQYKDCEIVEIDFCNEYGTTDIEKLSASVDKDTACVLIQTPNFFGIIEEMEEIEKITHENKAMLIMSVDPISLGVLKTPGEIGADIVVGEAQSLGNPLNFGGPYVGFLASKSKYTRKMPGRIVGQSLDTEGKTAYVLTLQTREQHVRREKATSNICSNQALNALVASIYMATMGKEGFKEVGMQSMEKAHYTYNKLIQTGKYKPIFKGKFFKEFTVQGNLNIETINNKLLEENILGGYNLEYNYPELKNSTLLCVTEKRSKEEIDKLVGIMEGL, encoded by the coding sequence ATGAATGAATTGAAGAGATTACCTTTGTATAATATACACAAAGAACTTGGAGCAAAACTTGTTGAATTTTCTGGCTGGGAAATGCCTTTAGAATATAAGGGAATAAATAAAGAGCATGAAATGGTTAGAAAAAGTGCAGGTATCTTTGATGTATCTCATATGGGAGAGGTACAAGTAAAAGGAGTAGAGTCAGAAAAATTTATACAAAACTTAGTTACAAATGATATAAGTACATTAAAGATAAATGACATTATATATACACCTATGTGTTATGAAAATGGGGGAATAGTTGATGATTTATTAATATATAAATTTGGTGAAGAAGATTATTTATTAGTAATAAATGCAGGAAATATAGATAAAGATGTAGCATGGATAATAAAACAAAGTGAAGGATACAATGTAGATATAAAAAATATTTCTAATGAAGTGGGTCAATTAGCAGTTCAAGGTTCTAAAGCAGAAGAAATTCTTCAAAAAATTACAGACATAGATTTAAAATCAATAAAATTTTATAAGTCAATTCCATCAACAAAAATATGTGGTTTAACTTGTTTAGTTTCAAGAACAGGATATACTGGAGAAGATGGATTTGAGATATACTGTAAAAATGAACATACAGAAACAATTTGGAATGAAGTTTTAAAAACTGGAGGAAAATATATATGTCCTGCTGGTTTAGGTTGTAGAGATACTTTGAGATTTGAAGCAGCTCTACCTCTATATGGTCATGAAATAAGTGAACATATATCTCCAATTGAAGGAGGCTTATCCATTTTTGTAAAAACAAACAAGGAAAACTTTATTGGAAAAACAGTTTTATCAGAAGAAAAAGAAAAAGGAGCTAAAAGAAAATTAGTTGGATTTGAAATGCAAGGCAAAGGGATGCCTAGAAGTGGATACGATATAAAAATTGGTGACAAAATAGTAGGTTTTGTAACAACAGGATGTGCATCTCCAACGACAGGAAAGATTTTAGGCATGGGAATTATAGATTCTAAGTATGCAAAAGTAGGAAATGAAATAGGTATAGTAATCAGAAAAAAAGTTGTTCCTGCTACGATAGTTAAGAAGCCTTTTTATAAAAAACAATATAAAAAAGATAATACTATATTGAATGAAGAAAATAAATTTTCATATATACCTGCCACAAGTGAAGATAAATCAAAAATGTTAAAGGTAGTAGGATTAAATTCAGTTAATGAATTATTTTCAGATATACCAGATGAAATAAAGTTAAAAAGAGATTTAAACTTGGAAAGTGGAAAGTCTGAATTAGAGGTAAGTAAAATATTAAAGAGATTGTCAGAAGAAAATTTAAGTCTAGAAGACTTGACTTGTTTTCTTGGAGCTGGTGCATATGACCATTATATACCGTCAATTATAAAACATATAACTTCAAGGTCTGAATTTTATACAGCATATACTCCATATCAAGCTGAAATAAGTCAAGGGACTTTACAAGTAGTGTTTGAGTTCCAATCTATGATTGCAGAAATTACTGGAATGGAAATTGCAAATGCATCAATGTATGATGGAGCAACTGCTGCAATAGAAGCATGCATAATGGCTATGAATCAGACCAGAAAAAGTAAAATAGTAGTATCAAAAACTACACATCCTGAAACTTTATCAGTACTTAAGACTTATCTACAATACAAAGATTGTGAAATAGTAGAAATTGATTTTTGTAATGAATATGGAACTACGGATATAGAAAAATTAAGTGCTTCAGTAGATAAAGATACAGCATGTGTTCTTATACAGACTCCTAACTTCTTTGGTATTATTGAAGAGATGGAAGAAATAGAAAAGATAACTCATGAAAATAAGGCTATGTTAATTATGAGTGTTGACCCAATATCATTGGGTGTTTTAAAGACACCAGGTGAGATAGGAGCAGATATTGTTGTTGGAGAAGCTCAATCACTAGGAAATCCTCTTAACTTTGGAGGACCTTATGTAGGATTTTTGGCTAGTAAATCTAAGTATACTAGAAAAATGCCAGGAAGAATAGTTGGGCAAAGCTTAGATACAGAAGGAAAAACTGCATATGTGCTAACTTTACAAACTAGAGAACAACATGTAAGAAGAGAAAAAGCAACTTCTAATATATGTTCAAATCAAGCTTTAAATGCTCTTGTAGCTTCAATATATATGGCTACTATGGGGAAAGAAGGATTTAAAGAGGTTGGCATGCAATCTATGGAAAAAGCACATTATACTTATAATAAACTTATACAAACAGGAAAATATAAGCCAATATTTAAAGGTAAATTTTTCAAAGAATTTACTGTGCAAGGAAATCTTAATATAGAAACTATAAATAATAAACTTTTAGAAGAAAATATATTAGGTGGTTATAATTTAGAATACAATTACCCAGAATTAAAAAATTCAACTTTACTTTGTGTGACTGAAAAAAGAAGCAAAGAAGAAATAGATAAGTTAGTCGGAATAATGGAGGGATTATAA
- the gcvPB gene encoding aminomethyl-transferring glycine dehydrogenase subunit GcvPB has product MKEYNSLLIDISKKGRKAYSLPKLDIDDIKVEDMIDQSMVRQSELNLPEVGELELVRHYTLLSNKNFGVDTGFYPLGSCTMKYNPKINEDMAALPNFTAMHPYQSSYTAQGSLSLMYDLSNRLAEITGMDEVTLQPSAGSHGEFTGLMIIKAYHENRGDHKRNKVIIPDSAHGTNPASAAMANFDVIQIASDKNGAIDIDALKAVLSDEVAALMLTNPSTLGLFEKNIKEIASLVHEAGGLLYYDGANMNAIMGITRPGDMGFDVVHLNLHKTFSTPHGGGGPGAGPVGVKKELVPFLPIPVIEKQEDKYVLNYDREKSIGKIKNFYGNFGVLVRAYTYILTMGRDGLKEASEMAVLNANYIKESIKDDYILPIDTLCKHEFVLGGLPRGEANIKTIDIAKRLLDYGYHPPTMYFPLIINEALMIEPTESESIETLDSFIEAMKNVAKEAKEEPELLKTAPHNTLVKRVDDARAVKKPILTWSQR; this is encoded by the coding sequence ATGAAAGAATATAATAGTTTGTTGATAGATATATCTAAAAAAGGTAGAAAAGCATATTCGCTTCCAAAATTAGATATAGACGATATAAAAGTAGAAGATATGATTGACCAAAGTATGGTTAGACAAAGTGAATTGAATTTACCAGAAGTTGGCGAATTAGAATTAGTTAGACATTATACCCTATTATCAAATAAAAATTTTGGAGTTGACACAGGTTTTTATCCTTTAGGTTCTTGTACTATGAAATATAACCCTAAAATAAATGAAGATATGGCAGCACTTCCAAATTTTACTGCAATGCATCCATACCAATCTTCATACACAGCACAAGGTTCTCTTTCTTTAATGTATGACTTGTCAAATAGACTTGCAGAAATTACAGGTATGGATGAAGTTACACTACAACCTTCAGCAGGTTCACATGGTGAATTTACAGGTCTTATGATTATAAAAGCATATCATGAAAACAGAGGAGACCATAAGAGAAACAAAGTAATAATTCCTGATTCTGCACATGGAACAAACCCAGCAAGTGCAGCTATGGCAAACTTTGATGTGATTCAGATAGCATCTGATAAAAATGGAGCTATAGACATAGATGCGTTAAAAGCAGTTTTAAGTGATGAAGTAGCAGCTCTTATGCTTACTAATCCAAGTACTCTTGGATTGTTTGAAAAAAATATAAAAGAGATAGCAAGTCTTGTACATGAAGCAGGAGGACTCTTGTACTATGATGGTGCAAATATGAATGCCATTATGGGAATAACAAGACCTGGAGATATGGGATTTGATGTAGTGCATCTTAATCTTCATAAGACTTTTTCTACTCCTCATGGAGGAGGGGGTCCGGGAGCTGGTCCTGTTGGAGTCAAAAAAGAATTGGTACCTTTTTTACCAATACCAGTAATTGAAAAACAAGAAGATAAGTATGTATTAAATTATGATAGAGAAAAATCTATTGGAAAAATTAAAAACTTCTATGGTAACTTTGGAGTGCTTGTAAGAGCTTACACATATATATTAACTATGGGAAGAGATGGGCTTAAAGAGGCTAGTGAAATGGCAGTTTTAAATGCAAATTATATCAAAGAGAGTATAAAAGATGACTATATATTACCAATAGATACCTTATGTAAACATGAGTTTGTATTAGGTGGGTTACCAAGAGGAGAGGCAAATATAAAAACTATAGATATAGCAAAGAGATTACTGGATTATGGATATCATCCTCCAACAATGTATTTTCCTCTTATCATAAATGAGGCACTTATGATAGAGCCTACAGAAAGTGAGAGCATAGAGACATTAGATAGTTTTATAGAAGCTATGAAAAATGTTGCTAAGGAGGCAAAAGAAGAACCAGAACTATTGAAAACTGCTCCACACAATACTTTAGTTAAGAGAGTGGATGATGCAAGGGCAGTAAAGAAACCTATACTTACATGGTCGCAAAGATAA
- a CDS encoding Na+/H+ antiporter NhaC family protein, whose amino-acid sequence MRNKKINIIFLTTIMFIMSTVMVFAEEDIDTIALANAEKFGILTLIPPVVAIVLAFITKNVIISLFIGIISGSFIIKASGINVFATFIQAFLDLVDRALVSLADPWNAGIILQVLVIGGVINLVAKMGGAKAIAEALAKRAKSAKGTQLITWFLGLLVFFDDYANSLIVGPMMRPVADKMKISREKLAFIIDATAAPVAGLAIISTWIGLEVGLIHDAFESINVDVDAFGIFLNTIPFRFYNILILVFIVLSALLLKEFGPMRKAEIKSRSRKIGTDLDEGVEELDDLAPKNGVRLSVWNAIIPIGTLIIVALTSFYYSGYTSIMGGENKALIQLFTNSPYSFEAIKEAFSASDASRALFQSALVASLVAIIMAVVKKIFTISEAIDVWIDGMKSLVITGVILILAWSLSSVIKELGTAKFLIHLLSGSLPPFLLPSLIFGLGAIISFATGTAYGTMGILMPLAIPLAYSLNPDMSYVIVSTSAVLTGAIFGDHCSPISDTTILSSMGAGCNHIDHVNTQIPYAIFTAVITVVFGYIPAGFGLPIYIVLPVAIVAIFVGIQIIGKRVDEAEIELVE is encoded by the coding sequence ATGAGGAACAAAAAAATTAATATTATTTTTCTGACGACAATTATGTTCATAATGTCAACAGTAATGGTTTTTGCAGAGGAGGATATAGACACTATTGCATTAGCTAATGCAGAAAAATTTGGAATCTTAACTTTAATACCACCAGTAGTTGCTATAGTACTTGCATTTATAACTAAAAACGTAATAATTTCATTATTTATAGGGATTATTTCTGGTAGTTTTATAATTAAAGCTAGTGGTATTAATGTTTTTGCGACATTTATACAAGCTTTTTTAGATTTGGTAGATAGAGCTTTAGTATCTTTGGCAGACCCATGGAATGCAGGAATAATACTACAAGTTCTGGTAATTGGAGGAGTAATAAATCTTGTTGCTAAGATGGGAGGAGCTAAGGCTATAGCTGAAGCGCTTGCTAAAAGAGCTAAATCAGCAAAAGGTACACAGCTTATAACATGGTTTTTGGGACTTTTAGTATTCTTTGATGATTATGCAAATTCATTAATAGTAGGTCCTATGATGAGACCTGTTGCAGATAAGATGAAAATATCAAGAGAAAAGTTGGCATTTATAATAGATGCTACAGCAGCACCAGTTGCTGGATTAGCTATAATATCTACATGGATAGGTCTTGAAGTTGGTTTAATACATGACGCTTTTGAAAGCATAAATGTAGATGTTGACGCATTTGGTATATTTTTAAATACAATACCATTTAGATTTTATAACATATTAATATTAGTGTTTATTGTATTATCAGCATTATTATTAAAAGAATTTGGACCAATGAGAAAAGCAGAGATAAAATCTAGAAGTAGAAAAATTGGTACAGACCTTGATGAAGGTGTAGAAGAATTAGATGATTTAGCTCCAAAAAATGGAGTAAGATTGAGTGTATGGAATGCTATAATCCCGATAGGCACATTAATAATAGTTGCATTAACATCATTCTATTATAGTGGATATACATCTATAATGGGAGGGGAGAATAAGGCTCTTATACAGTTATTTACGAATTCGCCGTATTCATTTGAAGCAATAAAAGAAGCATTTAGTGCATCTGATGCATCTAGAGCATTATTCCAGTCTGCACTTGTTGCAAGTTTGGTTGCTATTATAATGGCTGTAGTCAAAAAGATTTTTACAATATCAGAGGCAATTGATGTTTGGATAGATGGAATGAAAAGTTTAGTAATCACTGGTGTAATATTAATACTTGCATGGTCATTGAGTTCAGTAATAAAAGAGTTAGGTACAGCTAAATTTTTAATACACTTATTATCAGGTTCATTACCTCCATTTTTATTGCCAAGTTTAATATTTGGTTTAGGAGCAATAATATCATTTGCTACTGGAACAGCTTATGGAACAATGGGTATACTTATGCCACTTGCAATACCACTAGCATACTCACTAAATCCTGATATGTCTTATGTAATAGTAAGTACAAGTGCAGTTTTAACAGGTGCAATATTTGGAGACCATTGTTCTCCTATTTCAGATACAACAATACTTTCTTCAATGGGAGCTGGTTGTAATCATATAGACCATGTTAATACTCAAATACCGTATGCTATATTTACAGCAGTAATTACCGTTGTATTTGGATACATACCAGCTGGATTTGGATTGCCAATATATATAGTGTTGCCAGTGGCTATAGTTGCTATATTTGTAGGCATTCAAATAATTGGTAAGAGAGTAGATGAAGCAGAAATTGAACTTGTAGAATAA